One part of the Musa acuminata AAA Group cultivar baxijiao chromosome BXJ1-5, Cavendish_Baxijiao_AAA, whole genome shotgun sequence genome encodes these proteins:
- the LOC135675244 gene encoding uncharacterized protein LOC135675244, with translation MSSDPHADSVGPVAHGEREMPTSTPDRYWRLFNDLGMPPPLPAVGPPAVPPEAFFALAKQVQGIAEIMQTVVPLISEIRRLTDASTDPTQQRPSTGQDATGETRDGAVHHEINRRLDEFRRELQKSRDESNEGTSGGSPFVQEIQEKPVPLNFKVSALETYDGGSDPAEHVAAFRTQMALYGRSDALMCRTFPTTFRGPARAWFSRLRQSSITSFDQFAKEFEQSFLTSARPQPPIAALLAITQHEEETLTQFVTRFAAEIHGYPDTHPSLIMQAFLTGLKPSRFFWSLIEKLPATVPEMLHRANQYVASEALAAGRHAIGKKPWIEQSRAATSSVDPQPRRRVDHPEQRLPRPPPLPLNTPRTEIFLQIREKGLLRPPNPMRATYKNRSKYCRFHRDHGHDTEDCHDLQNQIEELIRRGYLGRYLKEPREATLRPRMPVERQVDVIIGGPAAGDSSSSSRKSYARSSVEKRPRPELEPEISFGAEEGERSHHDDALVISIQIANARVKRVMVDIGSSADVLYLDAFKRLGLPTEDLIPISSALAGFTGDSISPLGTTTLPVTIGEEPRTRTIMTTFMVVSLPSAYNVILGRPTLNKLKAVVSTYHRAIKFPTSAGVGESRINPGESRRCYLTAVSLPKRACLHIPDPREEAATPTHLEPPEQLTEEPIKGDRPGQTVKIGAAQPREN, from the exons atgtcgagcgatCCTCATGCCGACTCCGTCGGACCCGTCGCCCACGGAGAAAGAGAAATGCCGACGTCAACGCCGGATCGTTATTGGCGCCTTTTCAACGACTTAGGGATGCCACCCCCATTACCCGCGGTTGGCCCCCCGGCCGTACCGCCCGAGGCGTTTTTCGCCCTCGCTAAGCAAGTACAGGGAATAGCGGAGATAATGCAGACCGTTGTCCCACTTATTTCTGAAATCAGGCGACTGACAGACGCCTCCACCGACCCAACCCAACAAAGGCCGAGCACGGGACAGGATGCAACCGGTGAAACCCGAGACGGGGCCGTTCACCACGAGA TCAACCGCCGCCTGGACGAATTCCGACGTGAGCTCCAGAAGTCACGGGACGAATCAAATGAGGGCACCTCGGGTGGATCCCCTTTTGTTCAGGAAATACAAGAGAAACCTGTTCCCCTCAACTTCAAGGTGTCGGCCCTAGAAACGTACGACGGCGGCTCCGACCCAGCGGAGCATGTCGCCGCGTTCAggactcagatggccctctacggcAGGTCTGACGCACTAATGTGCCGTAcattcccgaccaccttcagAGGACCAGCACGCGCATGGTTTAGCCGGCTGCGCCAATCCTCAATCACATCTTTCGACCAGTTCGCCAAGGAGTTCGAACAAAGCTTCCTTACCAGCGCGCGACCTCAGCCTCCCATAGCGGCCCTGCTGGCGATAACGCAGCACGAAGAGGAGACGCTCACACAGTTTGTAACACGCTTCGCCGCGGAGATCCACGGGTATCCGGATACTCACCCTTCTTTGATCATGCAGGCGTTCCTGACGGGGCTGAAACCctcgaggttcttctggtcactaATTGAGAAGCTGCCGGCCACTGTCCCTGAGATGCTCCACCGTGCCAACCAATACGTTGCCAGCGAAGCATTGGCAGCAGGAAGACACGCGATCGGGAAGAAACCGTGGATCGAGCAATCCCGAGCCGCCACCTCGTCGGTCGACCCGCAACCCCGTCGGAGGGTTGACCATCCCGAGCAGCGGCTCCCGAGGCCTCCGCCCCTCCCACTCAACACGCCtcgtaccgagatcttcctccagatCAGGGAGAAAGGTCTTTTGCGGCCCCCCAATCCCATGAGAGCTACTTACAAAAATCGGTCGAAATACTGCAGGTTCCACCGAGACCATGGCCATGACACAGAGGACTGCCACGACCTCCAGAACCAGATTGAGGAGCTGATCAGAAGGGGGTACCTCGGCCGCTATCTCAAGGAACCTCGAGAAGCAACCCTGCGTCCCCGGATGCCCGTCGAAAGGCAGGTCGATGTCATCATCGGGGGACCGGCGGCAGGCGACAGCAGCTCAAGCTCAAGGAAATCCTACGCCCGGAGCTCGGTCGAGAAACGCCCCCGACCCGAGCTAGAACCCGAAATCTCTTTTGGGGCCGAGGAGGGGGAACGGTCCCATCATGACGACGCTCTGGTGATCTCCATCCAGATCGCCAACGCTCGGGTAAAGAGGGTAATGGTCGACATTGGGAGCTCCGCCGACGTCTTGTACCTCGACGCCTTCAAAAGGCTCGGCTTGCCCACTGAGGACCTCATTCCCATAAGCTCGGCCCTCGCGGGATTCACCGGAGACTCAATCTCCCCGCTTGGCACCACCACACTCCCTGTCACCATTGGGGAGGAACCAAGGACCAGGACAATAATGACTACGTTCATGGTGGTCAGCCTGCCCtcggcctacaacgtcatcctcggaCGCCCAACGCTCAACAAGCTGAAAGCGGTAGTCTCAACCTACCACCGAGCCATCAAGTTTCCCACCTCGGCAGGGGTCGGAGAGTCACGAATCAACCCAGGAGAGTCGAGAAGGTGCTACCTCACCGCGGTCTCCCTCCCGAAGAGGGCATGCCTCCATATCCCAGACCCTCGAGAAGAGGCTGCCACACCAACGCACCTTGAACCCCCTGAGCAGCTTACCGAGGAGCCGATAAAGGGAGACCGGCCCGGTCAGACTGTGAAAATCGGCGCGGCCCAACCCAGAGAAAACTAG
- the LOC135675243 gene encoding uncharacterized protein LOC135675243: MLRWSVELSEFDIQYSPRNAIKAQVLADFISELTPEDCADGRRDTDRAWTLHVDGSAITGAAGIDLVLRSPIGETYERSIRLQFPATNNEAEYEALLHGLRLALEMQVDNLEVFNDSQLVTGHVNGSYETRDPTMASYLAETQRLARLFSRFSITQVPQAQNASADALAKAASARGLEETSMTEPIAAPTIPSCGVVETRTPPNWMEEILRFKTDGTEPDNPTTGRRLRRTQAWYSVVGGKLYRRGFSQPLLLCLAPPEANTVLAELHEGICGEHIGGRTLAFKALRQGYYWPTMRRDAASYVQQCQPCQQHARLQHQPAVPLNPMEIAWPFAQWGLDLLGPFPPASGQ; this comes from the coding sequence ATGTTAcggtggtcggtcgagctcagcGAGTTCGACATCCAATACTCTCCTCGGAACGCCATCAAAGCCCAGGTACTGGCCGACTTCATCTCTGAACTAACGCCCGAGGATTGTGCAGATGGACGGAGGGACACCGACCGCGCGTGGACCCTGCACGTCGACGGCTCCGCCATCACCGGCGCAGCCGGAATCGACCTCGTCCTTAGAAGCCCTATTGGAGAAACCTACGAGAGGTCCATCCGACTGCAATTCCCAGCCACTAACAACGAAGCCGAGTATGAGGCGCTACTACATGGCCTACGCCTCGCCTTAGAGATGCAGGTAGACAACCTCGAGGTATTCAACGACTCTCAGCTGGTGACAGGACACGTGAATGGGAGCTACGAGACCCGGGACCCCACAATGGCATCATACCTGGCGGAAACGCAGCGGCTCGCCCGCCTCTTCAGCCGGTTCTCAATCACGCAAGTGCCCCAGGCCCAGAACGCATCAGCCGACGCCCTAGCGAAAGCAGCCTCCGCACGGGGTTTAGAAGAAACCTCCATGACCGAGCCCATAGCAGCGCCAACCATACCATCCTGCGGCGTCGTCGAGACTCGAACCCCGCCCAACTGGATGGAGGAGATACTCCGCTTCAAGACAGATGGGACAGAGCCGGACAACCCAACGACAGGAAGACGACTAAGGCGAACACAGGCCTGGTATAGCGTAGTCGGTGGGAAGCTGTACCGCAGAGGTTTCTCACAGCCCCTCTTGCTCTGCCTCGCACCACCCGAGGCCAACACTGTCCTCGCCGAGCTTCACGAGGGAATTTGCGGGGAGCATATCGGGGGTCGGACCTTGGCCTTCAAGGCCCTCCGACAAGGATACTACTGGCCAACGATGCGCCGAGACGCCGCATCATACGTGCAACAATGCCAACCGTGCCAACAGCACGCCAGACTGCAGCATCAACCGGCGGTCCCTCTCAACCCGATGGAAATCGCTTGGCCCTTCGCCCAGTGGGGACTcgatctcctcggcccctttcctcCGGCTTCAGGGCAATGA